The following proteins come from a genomic window of Streptomyces sp. Sge12:
- a CDS encoding bifunctional adenosylcobinamide kinase/adenosylcobinamide-phosphate guanylyltransferase — translation MELTLLGTGTPEGLPRPGCPCAACAVSVGLRSRAATALLVDGALLLDLTPGAVLAGARAGHSLAGVRQVLLTHPHDGPAVELPPGLPAAGRVPDGRELAVISGHRVRAVPMDAPGTGYEVTGPDGRRLLYLPPGGAPAGVADRSGQDPYDMVLADVLGRPEALARLRAGGAVGPATDVIAVHLDHDTPPGAELARRCAAAGARAVPDGTTLRVGEYLAVPDLPRRTLVLGGARSGKSVEAERRLESFPEVVYVATGGTRDGDPEWAQRVGLHRERRPGTWRTVETCELAPLLAQDGPPLLIDCLALWLTDAMDRAGAWDDAVWAGGGQRRLAERTAELVAAVRATHRQVVLVSNEVGSGVVPATASGRRFRDELGRLNAAVAGECEHVLLVVAGLVGVLKE, via the coding sequence GTGGAACTCACTCTGCTCGGCACCGGCACACCCGAGGGCCTGCCCCGCCCCGGCTGCCCCTGTGCTGCCTGCGCGGTCTCCGTCGGGCTGCGCTCCCGCGCCGCGACGGCCCTCCTCGTCGACGGGGCGCTGCTGCTGGACCTGACCCCCGGGGCGGTACTGGCCGGGGCCCGGGCCGGGCATTCGCTGGCCGGGGTGCGGCAGGTCCTGCTGACCCACCCGCACGACGGGCCCGCGGTCGAGCTGCCGCCCGGTCTGCCGGCCGCCGGGCGGGTGCCGGACGGGCGGGAGCTGGCGGTGATCTCCGGACACCGGGTGCGGGCCGTGCCGATGGACGCGCCGGGCACCGGGTACGAGGTGACCGGCCCGGACGGCCGCCGGCTGCTGTACCTGCCGCCCGGCGGCGCCCCCGCCGGGGTGGCGGACCGGTCCGGGCAGGACCCGTACGACATGGTCCTCGCCGATGTGCTGGGCCGTCCCGAGGCGCTGGCGCGGCTGCGGGCCGGCGGCGCGGTGGGCCCGGCCACGGACGTGATCGCCGTCCACCTGGACCACGACACCCCGCCGGGCGCGGAGCTGGCCCGCCGGTGCGCGGCCGCCGGGGCCCGGGCGGTGCCGGACGGGACCACCCTGAGGGTCGGGGAGTACCTCGCGGTGCCCGACCTGCCGCGCCGGACGCTGGTGCTGGGCGGGGCCCGTTCCGGCAAGTCCGTGGAGGCGGAACGACGGCTGGAGTCCTTCCCCGAGGTGGTCTACGTCGCCACCGGCGGCACCCGGGACGGGGACCCGGAGTGGGCGCAGCGGGTCGGTCTGCACCGGGAGCGGCGGCCGGGGACCTGGCGGACGGTGGAGACCTGCGAGCTGGCCCCGCTGCTGGCGCAGGACGGCCCGCCGCTGCTGATCGACTGCCTGGCGCTGTGGCTGACGGACGCCATGGACCGGGCCGGGGCCTGGGACGACGCCGTGTGGGCGGGCGGCGGGCAGCGCCGCCTCGCCGAGCGGACCGCCGAGTTGGTGGCGGCCGTGCGTGCGACGCACCGTCAGGTGGTGCTGGTCAGCAACGAGGTCGGCTCGGGCGTCGTCCCGGCGACCGCCTCCGGCCGCCGCTTCCGCGACGAGTTGGGCCGGCTGAACGCGGCCGTCGCGGGCGAGTGCGAGCACGTGCTGCTGGTCGTCGCGGGTCTCGTCGGCGTGCTCAAGGAGTAG
- the cobT gene encoding nicotinate-nucleotide--dimethylbenzimidazole phosphoribosyltransferase: protein MSTLNLDDFSDLIERPDGGVRRDAEERRERLAVPPGALGRLDELAEWLAAAQGQVPVKPIERPRVVLFAADHGIATEGVSARAASTGHELVRAVLDGTSPVAILAGRLGATIRIVDAGLDCDPELLPADVTGHRVRRGSGRIDVEDALTAEEAEAAVRLGMRIADEEADSGTDLVVLGDLSVGGTTVAATLVAALCGTDASVVTGRGGLPIDDLAWMRKCAAIRDALRRARPVLGDQVALLAAVGGADVAAITGFLLQCAVRRTPVILDGVVSAACGLVAQRAAFRAPDWWLAGQASGEPGQAKALDRMALNPVLDHGVTVGEGTGALLALPLVQAAAALAAELPERAAEEPTE from the coding sequence ATGAGCACGCTGAATCTCGACGACTTCTCCGATCTGATCGAGCGCCCCGACGGGGGCGTCCGACGTGATGCCGAGGAACGCCGTGAGCGCCTCGCCGTCCCGCCCGGCGCGCTGGGCCGGCTCGACGAGCTCGCCGAATGGCTCGCCGCAGCGCAGGGGCAGGTTCCGGTCAAGCCGATCGAGCGGCCCCGCGTGGTGCTGTTCGCCGCCGACCACGGGATCGCCACCGAGGGCGTCTCCGCCCGGGCCGCCTCCACCGGTCACGAACTGGTGCGGGCCGTCCTCGACGGGACCAGCCCCGTGGCCATCCTGGCCGGCCGGCTCGGCGCCACCATACGGATCGTCGACGCCGGGCTCGACTGCGATCCCGAGCTGCTCCCCGCGGACGTGACCGGGCACCGGGTGCGGCGCGGCAGCGGCCGGATCGACGTGGAGGACGCGCTGACGGCCGAGGAGGCCGAGGCCGCGGTGCGGCTCGGGATGCGGATCGCCGACGAGGAGGCCGACTCCGGAACGGACCTGGTCGTCCTCGGTGACCTCAGCGTGGGCGGCACCACCGTCGCCGCCACCCTCGTCGCCGCCCTGTGCGGAACCGACGCCTCCGTGGTCACCGGCCGCGGCGGACTGCCCATCGACGACCTGGCCTGGATGCGCAAGTGCGCGGCGATCCGCGACGCGCTGCGCCGGGCCCGCCCGGTCCTGGGCGACCAGGTGGCGCTGCTGGCCGCGGTCGGCGGCGCGGACGTGGCCGCCATCACCGGTTTCCTTCTCCAGTGCGCGGTACGTCGTACTCCGGTCATTCTCGACGGGGTGGTTTCGGCCGCGTGCGGGCTGGTGGCCCAGCGGGCCGCGTTCCGGGCTCCCGACTGGTGGCTGGCCGGTCAGGCCAGCGGCGAGCCGGGGCAGGCGAAAGCACTTGACCGAATGGCGCTCAACCCCGTGCTCGATCACGGCGTCACAGTAGGTGAAGGTACCGGGGCACTGCTGGCCCTTCCCCTCGTCCAGGCGGCCGCCGCACTCGCGGCGGAACTGCCTGAGCGGGCGGCGGAGGAGCCGACGGAATGA